The following proteins are encoded in a genomic region of Cryptomeria japonica chromosome 11, Sugi_1.0, whole genome shotgun sequence:
- the LOC131051362 gene encoding xanthotoxin 5-hydroxylase CYP82C4, protein MDIVFSTMPAILVGATIIFLVTKILLKHLGSYKIRLPPGPRAIPVIGHLHLLRDKTRPTHQILASLSSIYGPIMHLKFGSRPVLVISSSDLAKECLAVNDKSFASRPEITQAKHFYNYSILGWAPYGPYWRNARKICVLEVLSSKRIQSFRPKRMKEISKAVNSMFQQSQLEGIVNMRNVLPQMTFKMLMAMIIDDRYFGEDLGISIDLFIHLIEESFILKGVICIGDYIPWLKWFDLQGYEKIMKKVQKKLDLYMQRILEKHREKGSKDGGEMEDFVSVLISQAEENGEAITDKDEFVKATSIAMLNGGSGTSSGTVEWALSMLLQHPQVMKKAQEELDSKVGRNRLVEESDIPQLTYLQAIVKETLRLHPSSPMLMPHKSIEDCTIGGYHIPAGTMLIVNAWAIHRDPKVWNKPLEFIPERFMEKEFEIYNRQMRGNDFKMIPFGAGRRSCPGASLAMCVIETTLASLLQSFDWFVPDGTTIDMTERIGLTMPRATPLEVTIKPRLSHHLYQQEV, encoded by the exons ATGGACATAGTGTTTTCGACAATGCCCGCTATTCTGGTAGGAGCCACCATAATTTTTCTTGTGACAAAAATTCTACTAAAACACCTTGGAAGTTATAAGATCCGTCTCCCTCCAGGCCCCAGAGCTATTCCTGTGATTGGTCACCTTCATCTTCTCAGAGATAAAACCAGGCCAACTCACCAGATTCTAGCTTCACTCTCATCGATTTATGGGCCTATTATGCATCTCAAATTTGGTAGCCGCCCTGTTTTAGTGATAAGTTCTTCAGATTTAGCCAAAGAATGTTTAGCAGTAAATGATAAGTCTTTTGCTTCCCGCCCTGAGATTACACAAGCCAAGCATTTCTACAATTATTCTATTCTGGGTTGGGCTCCTTATGGCCCCTACTGGCGAAACGCTAGAAAAATCTGTGTACTCGAGGTTCTGTCTTCCAAAAGAATCCAATCATTTAGACCCAAGAGAATGAAAGAGATTTCTAAGGCAGTAAACTCTATGTTTCAACAGTCACAGTTGGAGGGTATTGTGAATATGAGAAATGTTTTGCCCCAAATGACTTTTAAAATGCTGATGGCCATGATCATAGATGACAGGTATTTTGGAGAGGACCTGGGGATTTCGATAGATTTGTTTATCCATCTGATTGAAGAGTCATTTATCCTGAAAGGAGTAATTTGTATTGGGGATTATATTCCCTGGTTGAAGTGGTTTGATTTGCAAGGGTATGAGAAGATTATGAAGAAAGTACAGAAGAAATTAGACTTGTATATGCAGAGAATATTGGAGAAGCACAGGGAGAAAGGATCAAAAGACGGAGGAGAGATGGAAGACTTTGTTAGTGTGCTGATCTCACAAGCAGAGGAGAACGGCGAAGCAATTACTGATAAAGATGAATTTGTTAAGGCAACTAGTATT GCTATGTTAAATGGAGGGTCTGGTACATCTTCAGGTACTGTAGAGTGGGCATTGTCAATGTTGTTGCAACATCCCCAGGTAATGAAAAAGGCACAAGAGGAGCTTGATTCTAAAGTTGGACGAAACAGATTGGTGGAGGAATCAGATATACCCCAGTTGACATACCTGCAAGCAATTGTTAAAGAGACTCTGCGTCTTCATCCATCATCGCCTATGCTGATGCCACACAAATCTATTGAGGATTGCACAATAGGAGGGTATCATATTCCTGCAGGAACAATGCTGATTGTAAATGCATGGGCAATTCATAGGGACCCAAAAGTGTGGAATAAGCCACTGGAATTCATACCAGAGCGTtttatggagaaggaatttgagataTATAACAGGCAAATGAGAGGGAATGACTTTAAGATGATTCCTTTTGGGGCGGGGAGAAGATCATGTCCAGGTGCTTCTTTGGCAATGTGTGTGATAGAAACAACTCTGGCAAGTTTGTTGCAGAGCTTTGATTGGTTTGTTCCAGATGGAACAACCATTGACATGACTGAAAGGATTGGTTTGACAATGCCAAGGGCAACGCCTCTGGAGGTTACCATCAAGCCTCGTCTTTCCCACCATCTATACCAGCAAGAGGTCTAG
- the LOC131051401 gene encoding cytochrome P450 81E8-like, whose amino-acid sequence MVVFMDMKFSTTSVILVGAATIYLVTTIMLKHLGNFRRHLPPGPRAIPVIGHLHFLMDKTRPIHQILNSLSQLYGPIMQLKFGSSPVLVITSSDLAKECFTVNDKAFASRPRPAHGQHLGYNYYNLGWAPYGPYWRNARKICVLELLSSKIIQSFRHKRMKEICKAVYSMFQQSQLQSIVNMRNVLSQLTFKTLMAMIIDDRYFGEELGIPADLFTHLIEETLILKGVICIGDYIPWLKWFDLQGHEKAMKEVQGKLDLYLQRILDKHREKGLQEERVMEDFIDVLISQAKENSEAIPDKDAFIKATALVMLSAGTDTSSVALEWALSMLLQHPKVMNKAQEELDSKVERNRLVMESDIHQLLKYLQAIVKETLRLHPLAPLPVPHKSIEDCRVGGYHFPAGTMLMVNAWAIHRDSKAWNKPLEFMPERFMEKEIEIDNIMSGNDFEMIPFGAGRRGCPGASLANVYGTNNSCKVVTEL is encoded by the exons ATGGTTGTATTCATGGACATGAAATTTTCTACAACGTCTGTTATTTTGGTAGGAGCTGCCACTATTTATCTTGTGACAACAATTATGCTAAAACACCTTGGAAATTTTAGACGCCATCTCCCTCCAGGACCCAGAGCTATTCCTGTAATTGGTCACCTTCATTTTCTCATGGATAAAACCAGGCCAATTCACCAGATTCTAAATTCACTCTCCCAGCTTTATGGGCCTATTATGCAACTCAAATTTGGTAGCAGCCCTGTTTTAGTGATAACTTCTTCAGATTTAGCCAAAGAATGTTTTACAGTAAATGATAAGGCTTTTGCTTCTAGACCTCGGCCTGCACATGGCCAGCATTTGGGCTACAATTATTACAATCTGGGCTGGGCTCCTTATGGCCCCTACTGGAGAAATGCTAGAAAAATCTGTGTACTTGAGCTTCTGTCCTccaaaataattcaatcatttaGACACAAGAGAATGAAAGAGATTTGTAAGGCAGTATATTCTATGTTTCAACAGTCACAACTGCAGAGTATTGTGAACATGAGAAATGTTTTGTCCCAATTGACTTTTAAAACCCTGATGGCTATGATCATAGATGACAGGTATTTTGGAGAGGAATTGGGGATTCCAGCAGATTTGTTTACCCATCTCATTGAAGAGACTCTTATTCTTAAAGGAGTAATTTGTATTGGGGATTATATACCCTGGTTGAAGTGGTTTGATTTGCAGGGGCACGAGAAGGCTATGAAGGAGGTACAGGGGAAGTTAGACTTGTATTTGCAGAGAATCCTGGACAAGCACAGGGAGAAAGGATTACAAGAGGAGAGAGTGATGGAAGACTTTATTGATGTGCTGATCTCACAGGCAAAGGAGAATAGTGAAGCAATTCCTGATAAAGATGCATTTATTAAGGCAACTGCTCTG GTTATGTTAAGTGCAGGAACTGATACATCTTCAGTTGCACTAGAGTGGGCACTGTCAATGTTATTGCAACATCCCAAAGTAATGAATAAGGCGCAAGAGGAACTTGATTCTAAAGTTGAACGAAACAGATTGGTGATGGAATCAGATATACACCAGTTATTAAAATACTTGCAAGCAATAGTTAAAGAAACTTTACGTCTTCATCCATTGGCACCTTTGCCTGTGCCACACAAATCTATTGAGGACTGTAGAGTGGGAGGCTATCATTTTCCTGCAGGAACAATGCTGATGGTAAATGCATGGGCAATTCATAGGGACTCAAAAGCATGGAATAAGCCACTAGAATTTATGCCAGAGCGTTTTATGGAGAAGGAAATAGAGATAGACAACATAATGAGCGGGAATGATTTTGAGATGATTCCTTTTGGGGCAGGGAGAAGAGGGTGTCCAGGTGCTTCTTTGGCGAATGTGTATGGTACAAACAATTCTTGCAAGGTTGTTACAGAGCTTTGA